A region from the Sphingomonas brevis genome encodes:
- a CDS encoding ATP-dependent helicase has protein sequence MAEPAYLQGLNPPQREAVLTTEGPVLVLAGAGTGKTAALTARLAHLIATRKAWPSQILAVTFTNKAAREMKQRVSAISGGAIEGMPWLGTFHSIGARMLRSHAELVGLQSNFTILDTDDQLRLLKQQISASNLDEKRWPARQLAGLIDQWKNRGLTPAQLGAADAEAFANGRGQELYRAYQDRLRALNACDFGDLLLHMLTIFRAHADVLEAYRDRFKYILVDEYQDTNASQYDWLKLLAEPRRNLCCVGDDDQSIYSWRGAEVANILRFEKDFPGAKIVRLEQNYRSTPHILAAATGLIAHNAGRLGKTLWTEVNEGDRVKVIGVWDGPEEARRIGEEIEAHERRGGSLNDAAILVRAQFQTREFEERFIAIGLAYQIVGGFRFYERAEIRDALAYLRLVAQPADDLAFERIVNQPKRGLGDKALASIHACARATGQPLLLAAASMLDSDELQSRARNSLARFVADVARWRQMAGEISHPELARILLDESGYTAVLQAERSAEAAGRLENLTELTRAMEEYESLGAFLEHVSLVMDNDAQQSGEKVTIMTIHAAKGLEFPIVFLAGWEEGVFPSQRALDEGGLASLEEERRLAYVAITRARRKATILHAANRRIYGQWTSSIPSRFVAELPKDHTEEETTMSGGESLWRAQWSERGDPFAHVARPSRGPGWQRAAGGNFNAQPQRVVEARASAVSLGNKGRDDLSVGQRVFHGKFGYGTIEAIEGNKLEIEFEKAGRKRVLDSFVSLS, from the coding sequence ATGGCCGAACCTGCCTATTTGCAAGGCCTTAACCCGCCGCAACGCGAGGCCGTCCTGACGACCGAAGGGCCTGTGCTTGTGTTGGCCGGCGCAGGAACCGGCAAGACCGCCGCGCTGACCGCCCGGCTTGCGCACCTGATTGCTACTCGAAAGGCATGGCCAAGCCAGATCCTCGCGGTGACCTTCACCAACAAGGCAGCGCGCGAAATGAAGCAGCGGGTGTCGGCCATCTCGGGCGGCGCGATCGAGGGGATGCCATGGCTCGGTACGTTCCATTCGATCGGCGCGCGAATGCTGCGCAGCCACGCCGAGCTGGTCGGCTTGCAGTCGAACTTCACAATCCTGGACACCGATGACCAGCTGAGGTTGCTCAAGCAGCAGATCAGTGCTTCGAACCTGGACGAGAAGCGCTGGCCGGCACGGCAGCTGGCAGGCCTCATCGACCAGTGGAAGAACCGCGGACTGACGCCGGCCCAGCTTGGCGCCGCCGATGCGGAGGCTTTCGCCAATGGGAGAGGGCAGGAACTCTATCGCGCCTACCAGGATCGCCTGCGCGCGCTAAACGCCTGTGACTTCGGCGACTTGCTGTTGCACATGCTGACCATTTTCCGCGCACATGCCGATGTGCTCGAAGCCTATCGTGACCGGTTCAAATATATCCTCGTCGACGAATATCAGGACACCAATGCATCGCAGTATGATTGGTTGAAGCTGCTTGCTGAACCGCGACGCAACCTCTGCTGCGTCGGGGATGACGACCAGTCGATCTATTCGTGGCGCGGGGCCGAGGTCGCCAATATCCTTCGCTTCGAGAAGGATTTTCCCGGAGCGAAGATCGTCAGGCTGGAGCAGAACTACCGCTCCACGCCGCACATCCTCGCGGCCGCGACGGGCCTGATCGCGCACAACGCCGGGCGCCTCGGCAAGACGCTTTGGACCGAAGTCAACGAAGGCGATCGGGTCAAGGTTATCGGCGTGTGGGACGGACCGGAGGAAGCCCGCCGGATTGGCGAGGAGATCGAGGCACACGAACGGCGTGGCGGATCCCTGAACGATGCCGCAATCCTGGTGCGTGCCCAGTTCCAGACGCGCGAATTCGAGGAACGATTCATCGCCATCGGCCTGGCCTATCAGATCGTCGGCGGGTTCCGCTTCTACGAACGGGCCGAGATCCGCGACGCGCTGGCTTATCTTCGGCTTGTAGCGCAACCGGCCGACGATCTGGCGTTCGAGCGGATCGTCAATCAGCCCAAGCGCGGCCTCGGCGACAAGGCGCTCGCTTCTATCCACGCGTGCGCGCGCGCGACGGGTCAACCGCTGCTGCTGGCAGCTGCCTCGATGCTCGACAGCGACGAGCTTCAGTCCCGCGCCCGCAACAGCCTTGCCCGCTTCGTCGCCGATGTCGCCCGGTGGCGGCAGATGGCCGGCGAAATTTCGCATCCGGAGCTGGCCCGCATCCTGCTCGATGAAAGCGGCTATACCGCCGTGCTCCAGGCCGAGCGCAGCGCCGAGGCAGCCGGACGGCTCGAGAATCTCACCGAACTGACCCGGGCGATGGAGGAGTATGAAAGCCTCGGCGCGTTCCTTGAACACGTCAGCCTGGTGATGGACAATGACGCCCAACAGTCGGGCGAGAAGGTCACCATCATGACCATCCACGCCGCCAAGGGCCTGGAATTTCCAATCGTGTTCCTCGCCGGGTGGGAGGAAGGCGTGTTTCCGTCACAGCGCGCGCTCGACGAGGGGGGCCTCGCCAGCCTCGAGGAAGAGCGGCGGCTGGCCTATGTGGCCATCACCCGCGCGCGCCGGAAGGCAACCATCCTTCACGCCGCCAATCGCCGCATCTACGGTCAATGGACCAGCAGCATTCCATCCCGGTTCGTCGCCGAGCTTCCAAAGGACCACACCGAAGAAGAGACTACGATGAGCGGCGGCGAGAGCCTGTGGCGGGCGCAGTGGAGCGAACGGGGCGATCCCTTTGCCCATGTCGCCAGGCCATCGCGCGGGCCCGGCTGGCAGCGCGCCGCGGGCGGCAACTTCAATGCCCAGCCTCAACGGGTGGTTGAAGCCCGCGCTTCCGCCGTCAGCCTTGGCAACAAAGGGCGCGATGATTTGTCGGTCGGCCAGCGCGTCTTTCATGGAAAGTTCGGCTACGGCACGATCGAAGCAATCGAGGGCAACAAGCTGGAGATCGAATTCGAAAAGGCCGGGCGTAAGCGAGTGCTGGATAGCTTCGTTTCGCTATCCTGA
- a CDS encoding hemerythrin domain-containing protein, which produces MAEFKAKDAVALLKEDHRAVKELFAEFEKASGEGRKQKLATQICLELSVHAKIEEEIFYPACEGKVEEDLLKEAYVEHDGAKLLIAEIVAGDPSDDFYDAKVKVLQEQIEHHVEEEEKRLEGLFAQARKADLDMDALGEKLAARKQELIAEYQANGIPAPELTTMEEVSAK; this is translated from the coding sequence ATGGCGGAATTCAAAGCAAAAGATGCGGTGGCGCTGCTCAAGGAAGACCATCGCGCAGTGAAGGAATTGTTCGCCGAGTTCGAAAAAGCGAGCGGCGAGGGACGCAAGCAAAAGCTGGCCACCCAGATCTGCCTCGAGCTTTCAGTTCATGCCAAGATCGAGGAAGAAATCTTCTACCCGGCCTGCGAGGGCAAGGTCGAGGAAGACCTGCTCAAGGAAGCTTATGTCGAGCATGACGGCGCCAAGCTGCTGATCGCCGAGATCGTCGCGGGCGATCCGAGCGACGATTTCTATGATGCCAAGGTGAAAGTGCTCCAGGAACAGATCGAGCATCACGTCGAAGAAGAGGAGAAACGGCTTGAAGGCCTGTTTGCCCAAGCGCGCAAGGCGGATCTCGACATGGACGCTCTTGGCGAGAAGCTCGCCGCCCGGAAACAGGAATTGATCGCGGAATATCAGGCCAATGGCATTCCCGCGCCCGAGCTCACGACCATGGAGGAGGTCTCCGCCAAGTAG
- a CDS encoding serine hydrolase domain-containing protein, with translation MGVFALALAALALAQPHGKSDASGTDQAQARVTARLATVDPAARSRIDYGRLDARLQRMVAKPTMVGMAVGIVENGRITFLNGYGETLEGSGEKVTPETVFRWASVSKGVAATMVAKLAEEGKLSLNEPVAEAAPSLHLPGRNEFKATVGDVLSHRLGLYRNAFDNKLEEGQDVTFLRGTLATLNSICPPGSCWSYQNVAYDAASEMVTRVSGMRYQEAVERDLFAPLGMTSASLTMNGLTRSKSWARPHSVGRRPLELNDDYYRVPAAGGVNSDIKDMAMWMLAQMGEMPQVLSPQLLETIHQPRVKTPGERARMRKFLERLGDAEYGYGWRSYDYAGHHIIGHRGGVAGYRSLILFDPRMKSGVVALWNSNTSQPGGLEFEVMDMLYGLDFRDWMELDKSGPRAPDPSEVAERRGGTRRG, from the coding sequence TTGGGCGTTTTCGCGCTGGCACTTGCAGCGCTTGCACTGGCCCAGCCACATGGAAAATCCGACGCGTCCGGAACCGACCAGGCACAGGCGCGCGTAACCGCCCGGTTGGCGACAGTTGACCCCGCGGCGCGCAGCCGGATCGACTATGGCAGGCTCGACGCGCGGCTGCAGCGGATGGTCGCAAAGCCGACCATGGTCGGAATGGCGGTCGGCATTGTCGAAAACGGCCGCATCACCTTCCTCAATGGCTATGGCGAAACGCTCGAAGGCTCGGGCGAGAAAGTCACTCCCGAAACCGTGTTCAGATGGGCCTCGGTCTCGAAAGGCGTCGCCGCGACGATGGTCGCCAAGCTGGCGGAAGAGGGCAAGTTGAGCCTAAACGAGCCGGTCGCAGAGGCCGCACCGTCGCTGCACTTGCCCGGCCGCAATGAATTCAAAGCAACCGTCGGCGATGTGCTTAGCCATCGCCTCGGCCTTTATCGCAACGCTTTCGACAACAAGCTTGAAGAGGGACAGGATGTCACGTTCCTCCGTGGAACGCTGGCGACACTGAACAGTATCTGCCCTCCGGGGAGCTGCTGGAGCTATCAGAATGTCGCTTATGACGCCGCCAGCGAGATGGTCACGCGCGTCAGCGGCATGCGCTACCAGGAGGCCGTCGAGCGCGATCTGTTCGCGCCGCTTGGCATGACTTCGGCCAGCCTCACGATGAACGGCCTGACCAGATCGAAAAGCTGGGCCAGGCCGCACAGCGTCGGGCGGCGGCCGCTCGAGCTCAACGATGATTATTACCGGGTTCCCGCTGCCGGCGGCGTCAACAGCGATATCAAGGACATGGCAATGTGGATGCTCGCCCAGATGGGCGAGATGCCACAGGTGTTGAGCCCGCAATTGCTGGAGACGATTCACCAGCCGCGGGTCAAGACCCCCGGCGAGCGAGCACGGATGCGCAAGTTCCTCGAGCGGCTGGGTGACGCCGAATATGGCTATGGGTGGCGCAGCTACGATTATGCCGGGCATCATATCATCGGTCATCGTGGGGGCGTGGCCGGATATCGTTCGCTGATCTTGTTCGATCCACGGATGAAGAGTGGGGTGGTGGCCCTGTGGAACAGCAACACTTCCCAGCCGGGCGGACTGGAGTTCGAAGTGATGGACATGCTCTATGGTCTCGACTTCCGTGACTGGATGGAGCTGGACAAATCCGGACCGCGCGCGCCCGATCCCAGCGAAGTGGCCGAACGACGGGGCGGCACCCGGCGCGGCTGA
- the pyrF gene encoding orotidine-5'-phosphate decarboxylase — protein sequence MSSPIFVAIDTPDMERARAIAAAVKRHAGGLKLGLEFFCHNGRQGVLELADLGLPIFLDLKLHDIPNTVAKAVQALAPITPAVLTVHAAGGRAMLEDAKAAAPAGTKVVAVTVLTSLDGDDLNSIGINGNSHSQVERLAGLAREAGLDGIVCSGNEVKAARKQWKDGFFVVPGIRPADSAVGDQKRVMTPRGAIDAGASILVIGRPVTAAEHPDEALRAIAATL from the coding sequence ATGAGTAGCCCGATCTTCGTCGCCATCGATACACCCGACATGGAACGTGCCAGGGCAATTGCGGCGGCGGTCAAGCGACATGCCGGCGGGTTGAAGCTGGGACTGGAGTTCTTCTGCCATAACGGGCGCCAAGGGGTGCTCGAACTGGCCGACCTTGGGCTGCCGATCTTCCTCGACCTGAAGCTTCACGACATTCCCAACACCGTGGCCAAGGCGGTGCAGGCACTGGCGCCGATCACGCCGGCGGTTCTGACCGTCCACGCCGCAGGTGGCCGTGCGATGCTGGAAGATGCAAAGGCGGCGGCGCCTGCCGGTACCAAGGTGGTCGCGGTCACCGTCCTGACCAGTCTCGACGGCGACGACCTCAATTCGATCGGGATCAACGGCAACAGCCACAGCCAGGTCGAGCGGTTGGCGGGACTGGCAAGGGAAGCCGGGCTCGATGGAATCGTTTGCTCCGGCAACGAAGTTAAGGCCGCCCGCAAGCAATGGAAGGACGGCTTCTTCGTCGTTCCCGGAATCCGTCCGGCGGACTCCGCTGTGGGCGACCAGAAGCGCGTGATGACCCCGCGCGGCGCGATCGATGCTGGGGCGTCTATCCTGGTGATCGGTCGGCCGGTGACCGCCGCGGAACATCCTGACGAGGCCCTGAGGGCAATCGCGGCGACGCTTTAG
- the accD gene encoding acetyl-CoA carboxylase, carboxyltransferase subunit beta, producing MSWLSSVRKGIQSLTKRQSADNLWHKCKKCGSMVFTKEWEDNQYVCPRCDHHDRVGPAVRFDALFDRKKYEVLPSPEVREDPLKFRDTKRYTDRIKAARSATDERDALINAIGKIEGHQAVVGVQDFAFMGGSMGVAVGAAFVAGVDKAIAKNCPYILFTAAGGARMQEGILSLMQMPRTTVALAKLRECRLPYIVVLTDPTTGGVTASYAMLGDVQIAEPGALIGFAGQRVIEQTIREKLPEGFQRAEYLLEHGMIDMVVHRHALKDRIGRLIGYLAPERDKKKAA from the coding sequence ATGAGCTGGTTGAGCAGCGTCCGCAAAGGCATTCAGTCGCTGACCAAGCGGCAGTCGGCCGACAATTTGTGGCACAAGTGCAAGAAGTGCGGATCGATGGTCTTCACCAAGGAGTGGGAGGACAACCAATATGTCTGCCCGCGCTGCGACCATCATGACCGGGTGGGTCCGGCCGTGCGGTTCGATGCGCTGTTCGACCGCAAGAAATATGAGGTACTGCCCAGCCCGGAGGTGCGCGAGGACCCGCTCAAGTTCCGCGATACCAAGCGCTATACCGACCGCATCAAGGCTGCCCGCTCGGCGACTGACGAGCGCGACGCACTGATCAATGCAATCGGCAAGATCGAGGGCCATCAGGCCGTCGTCGGCGTCCAGGACTTCGCCTTCATGGGCGGGTCGATGGGCGTGGCGGTTGGCGCGGCGTTCGTCGCCGGAGTCGACAAGGCGATTGCGAAAAACTGCCCATATATCTTGTTCACGGCGGCAGGCGGCGCGCGCATGCAGGAAGGCATTTTGTCGCTGATGCAGATGCCGCGGACGACGGTCGCGCTGGCCAAGCTGCGTGAGTGTCGCCTGCCCTACATCGTCGTGCTGACCGACCCGACCACGGGCGGCGTAACCGCCAGCTATGCGATGCTCGGGGATGTCCAGATCGCCGAGCCTGGAGCGCTGATTGGATTCGCCGGCCAGCGGGTCATCGAACAGACCATTCGTGAAAAGCTGCCGGAAGGCTTCCAGCGGGCGGAATATCTGCTCGAGCATGGGATGATCGACATGGTCGTCCACCGCCATGCGTTGAAAGACAGGATCGGCAGGCTGATCGGCTATCTGGCGCCCGAGAGGGACAAGAAGAAAGCCGCATAG
- a CDS encoding bifunctional folylpolyglutamate synthase/dihydrofolate synthase yields MKEVIRSADPRIAALIARQATQYVDSDYLSLDRIAALLDKLGRPQDGLPPIIHVAGTNGKGSTCAFLRAALEAAGKRVHAFTSPHLVRYNERIRIAGQLIGDTKLAELMGMVVDANDEVGASLFEVNTAVAFLAFAETPADACILEVGLGGRLDATNLVEKPLVCGIASLGLDHQAFLGKTMVEVGAEKAGIAKRGVPLVTQLYPPAVADRIGAIAKSAKAIWEPRGLNWHASARRERLRYRDIHGELELPLPRLPGKHQALNAALAVAMLRHQSTIAIPHSALTAAMGWANWPARLQQLHNGPLFNMLPRGSELWVDGGHNPSAARLVADYARQHWNDGLPLVLLFASLASKDAAGTLRPFKGIAAEVLTVPIDGHECRSPQDLAHMAESMGLPARARSGLADSMTTLRKPARVLVFGSLYLAGELLALNGPLPD; encoded by the coding sequence ATGAAGGAAGTGATCCGCTCGGCGGATCCGCGGATCGCCGCATTGATCGCGCGGCAGGCGACCCAATATGTCGACAGCGACTATTTGAGCCTCGATCGGATTGCGGCGCTACTCGACAAACTCGGCCGCCCGCAGGACGGCCTGCCGCCAATAATCCATGTCGCCGGAACCAACGGCAAAGGTTCGACTTGTGCCTTCCTGCGCGCCGCGCTGGAGGCGGCGGGCAAGCGTGTTCATGCGTTCACCAGCCCGCACCTGGTCCGCTACAATGAACGGATCCGTATTGCGGGCCAACTAATCGGCGATACGAAATTGGCCGAGCTGATGGGCATGGTGGTCGACGCCAATGACGAGGTCGGCGCCAGCCTGTTTGAGGTCAACACCGCCGTCGCATTCCTTGCCTTTGCCGAGACGCCGGCCGACGCCTGCATCCTTGAAGTCGGGCTGGGCGGGCGGCTCGACGCGACCAATTTGGTGGAAAAGCCTTTGGTGTGCGGGATCGCAAGCCTGGGGCTCGATCACCAGGCATTCCTCGGCAAGACCATGGTTGAAGTCGGCGCGGAAAAGGCAGGCATCGCCAAGCGCGGCGTTCCCTTGGTGACGCAGCTCTATCCACCTGCCGTCGCCGACCGGATCGGCGCGATTGCGAAGTCGGCCAAAGCGATTTGGGAGCCGCGCGGGCTCAACTGGCACGCCTCGGCTCGCCGGGAAAGGCTGCGCTATCGCGATATCCATGGCGAGCTGGAGCTGCCGCTCCCCCGCCTGCCCGGCAAGCATCAGGCGCTGAACGCTGCCCTGGCCGTGGCGATGTTGCGGCATCAGTCGACGATCGCGATCCCCCATTCGGCCCTGACCGCCGCGATGGGCTGGGCGAACTGGCCCGCACGGCTCCAGCAGCTGCATAACGGCCCCTTGTTCAACATGCTTCCCAGGGGCAGCGAGCTATGGGTCGACGGGGGGCACAACCCCAGCGCGGCCCGGCTTGTGGCCGACTATGCCAGGCAGCATTGGAACGACGGCCTCCCGCTGGTGCTGCTGTTCGCAAGCCTGGCCAGCAAGGATGCGGCTGGAACGCTAAGGCCATTCAAGGGCATCGCGGCCGAAGTGCTGACGGTGCCGATTGACGGTCACGAGTGCCGTTCTCCGCAAGATCTGGCGCACATGGCCGAAAGCATGGGACTTCCGGCGCGAGCGCGCTCGGGCCTGGCCGACTCCATGACAACGCTGCGCAAGCCCGCCCGCGTCCTGGTGTTTGGATCGCTGTACCTTGCCGGAGAACTGCTGGCGCTTAACGGCCCGCTGCCGGATTAG